The DNA window CGCGCAGGAGAGTGAATTGAATCTGCGGAACGGGCGACGACCTCGCGAGCTACGACCACAGCATCGTTCTTGGCGGCGGATGCCGGATCTAGAGCCATCGATGCCAGCAACGCGCACCAGACCAAACCCGGCAGCAGGGAAGCGTTGCGGGCGGCGACGCTGCGAATCGCGATCCCGAGCGCAAACAGCAGCGATGCCGCCGCAAAGGCGAGCGCTGCAGCCAACGCCCTTTCGCCATCCGAGATCGTCTGGTGCCAAAGGAAAAAATTGTCGAACATTGCCGAAGACTCGGGTCGCGGCACCCAGTCTGGCGCGAGACCTCGCACGTGTTCGAGGTTCTGACTCGCGCGCGAGTGATCCGGGTCAATCAGCAGGGCTCGCCGGTACGCGAGCACCGCTGCGCCAAGGTGCTCTGCTTGCAGTGCGGCGTTGCCCAGGTTGGCATACAGGTCAGCGCTGGGGTGACCGTGGTCGACGCCTGCGGCAAACAGTCGCTCGGCCCGGCGAAACGCTTCGAGCCTTTGGTCCCGGTCCACCGTGTCGAGGGCCGCGGCGTAACCAGCAACCGCCTCGCCGAGGGTGGACGCTGGATCCAAATCCGTTGCCCCAGACGACACCGAACCGATGGCGACCATGATGGCAAAGGTCATGGCGATGGCGGCAAGCATGCGGGCCGAGATTGAGTGCATCATGCCCCGTTCTCCTCGATCAAATCAGCGAGGGCCTGGGCGCGCTCGATGATTTCGGGTGCGATCCCTTCCCGGTCTCCTTTCGTGCGCGCATACGTCACGGCATCGCACTCGGAGAGGAAAGCGTCGAGTTCGGCAGTGCGCGCCCCCGGCGCGGCGCGCAGCATGGCCCGGAGGGAACCCGACAGGATCGACATCGCCTCTGCCCGAGAAGAACCACGCGCTCGCTCGATCTTCTTCCGCTCTTCGGCGAAGAGTTTGCGGCGCTCCACAACAGCCGGATCCAGGTCGCTGCGCCGACGATAGGTAAGCGCACTGGCGATCATCGCCAGTGACAGCGAATAGAGCAAAACGACGGCCAGCGTGTTGAAGCTACCCGCCCCCGCGCTCGCGAGTAACAAGCCGGGCTCTCGAACGATCGAAAGGTTGGCTCCGCTCAGCACCAGTTCCCCGGTCGCCGAACGCGTATCTCCCGCGCGAATCCCATCGCCCTGCTCCTCCCCCGGCGACAGCCCCTGTTTTGTCAATGGGTCGTTGGGTGTTGCTGCTCCACTCACGACATCTGCTGCGGTAATGACCTGGCCCCGGCGCACCGACAGCGCGATTGGACGCGACTCGACAGTGACGAACTGCTTCTTGTCCGTATCGAAATAGCTGTACGGAATTGGCGGGATCTCACGTACCGAGGCATCGAGTACCCGAAGCTGAACCCGAAACGTCTTGGCCGCGTCTTTGACGATCCCACCCGGAGAGCCTATCGGGGTGCGAAACAGTTCGGCCGAGAGCCCACCGGGGGCGCCCAGATCCGGCAGACCTGCCCCTTCGAGGTTGCCGTCGCCGCGCAACACCAAGGTCAACTCAATCGGATCTCCCACCTGCAAGACCGAGCGATCGGCACTGACTTCCAGACTGAACCCGCGACCAATCGCCCCGGCATAACTCTCGGGACGACCACGCCTTGGAACATCGCGCACCACCAGGGTGCGGGCATCGTCGCTCGATGCGACTTTGCGCGTCCCTTGCGGCGTGCGCTGGCCAAACAAGTCTCGCCGCCAGCGCACGACTTCGTCGACCACGATCGTGGCGCCCGGAAACTCGAACGTCCCCGAACGCAGGGGCACCAAAATGCGTTCGGCGGTCACGACCTTGAAACTGCGCCCGCCCTCTTCGCGCTCGGTTACCGTCGCCTGGAGCGAAACCGGTCCCCCAGCGGTTCGTATGACCAGTTCGGTTTCTCCACGCTGGGGTGGCGAATCGATGAAGCGAAACAGATCGCTGCGGTTGAAGATCGGCAACTCGATCCGATAGTCCTGCATCCGATCACTGAGGTCGGTCTCAAACCACCACTCGATCCTGACTGCGAAACGCTGACCAGGATACAGCTCACCCCGGGGCCAACTCGCCTTGATGCGCACGCGATCGCTCTTGCCGAGGGCAGTGACATCGACCCGAACCGGCCCCGTCGTCCGCTCGACACTCCCCTGCTTCACCCGAAAGGGTCCAATCTCATAGGTTCCGGCTGCGTTTGCGACGAAGCGATACTGGTATACGAAGCGCACAGTCCTGGTCTGGGTCATGCGTCCGTTGACGATCGAAATACTGCTGCGCGTCGATGGATTCACGCCCACGAAGTCGATGCGCCCCTTCGCGAGGGGAGCGACATCGACCTCCGGTGTTGGATGCTCTTCGAAGTCCTCGACGACCAGGTGGACCTCGACCGCCTCACCCGGATAGTACGGACCGGATGAAATCTGGATATGAATCTTTTGCGCGGCGGCGCTGCCGGCAAGCAGCAAGCTGAATACGAAGAGAGCCATTGGGATCGGCCATTTGACCCTTGCGCCCCTCACCAGTCCCGCTCCACAGTGTCGAAGCCACGCTGATTGCGTTTGGCCTTTTCGCGCCAACGCTCCGTTTCCCGATCCCGCACCTCCTGCAGCATCTGCGAGGGATCGGCCTCTTGCTCTTCTGGCTTTGGCTCCGCAGCTTGTTGTTGTTCTTGTTGCTGTTGTTGCTCTTGCTGTTGTTGCTCTTGCTGCTGTTGATCCTGGTCCTGTTTTTCCCGAGGAGGTGTCAACAGCTCAATTGCTTCGAGCAGAAGAGTGAACGCCAAATCCTGGTGTTCCCGGGCGGATGCAAAATCGACAGGCTCGGCTTCGAGCACGACGCCCGTCCCTTCCATCTCGATCTGTCCCTCGAGTACGAGCTCCGCCGCGCGCCGCAACTTGGCGGCTTCGTCCGCCTGCGCTTGTTCATCCGCGTTGGGATTGGGATTGCCACCGATCAAATCCCCGGGTTGCTGTCGCGACTGTTCTTCGAGGGTATTGGCAATCACACCCGCGAGTTGGGCCAGTTCGGCCTGGCGCGGGATCAAGGGTCCCAAACCCCGCGCAAGGTCGTCCTCAGGTAGAGCCGCGACTTCTTCGGTCGCGTCTCCCAGCTCCTGTTGGCGCTCCGCGGTCTCGCGCAGGAACTCAATGATCGAGAAAAATAACCGGCGCAGATTTTCGAGACCTTTGACCGCTTCCCGCCCGGGAACGATGGCAGTCCGCCAGCCCGCCGCGACGGGGTCAACTGCGCTCGGTTCGGCGAGCCCCGCGACAACACCCCGCATACTCGTTTCGGTGGCGGCCAATATTCGTTCGGCCAGTTCGAACTGCTGCTTTGCCTGTTCGGCTTCTTCTGCCGACGACGAATCCGCGCCTTCAAGGTCGAGAAGCGACGCCTGTTCGTCGTCGATCAATTCTTGCAGGCGAGCTGTGCGCGCAAGATTGCGCTGCTGGACTTCGCGCAGTGCCGGCAACAACTCCGATATTTCTTCCTTCGACCTGTCGGCCTGGCCCGGCGTCTCGGGGTCGATGACCCCCTGCAGCCTGCCTTGATCCGCGTAGGCTAGTTCAATCAGGCGCCGCAGGTCGAGAAAGCGCTCGCGCGCCTCCGCCAATGCTTTGAGACCCCGATCCTGACTGCGCGCAGCTGCTGCCAGGTCTTCGATTTCAAGGGCGATCAAGGCTTCCCCTAATGCCGTACTGGCCTCGCTTACCAAAGGCGAGGCATCGATCACCTGCTCCAGGAACCGCTGCTGCTGGGCAAACGCTGCCGCTTCCTCCTGGCTCGACGGCTCGTGAGGCGCCTGTTGTTGTTGATGACGTTTTGCGTAGGCTACCCCGGCAAGCAGGCGCTCATCCAATTCACTCGCGCGTTCGCCCAGGCTCTGTTGGCCTTCGCGCAGCAACGAGAGTGTCAACCAGGGTGGCGCCTTGGGTACTGCGGCGGCATCCGACGATAGGCCCGTCAAGTCGGATCCCAACCTGCCGACAACAGCCAAGCCCTGGGTGTAGCGAGCCAACTCCGAACCGTCGCGCAGCAACGCGTCCAGCACTTGCACAGGATCGCGCAATTGATCTCGCGCCCGCTTGAGCTCGGCAAGTGCCGCATTCGCCCGACGATAGGCCCTTTCCCCGCGACGCCCGCGCAATTCGCGGCGCGAGTGCCCCATGCGTTCCCGGGCGCGCTGCAAAAAGATCTCGAGCTGTTGCAGCTGCACGATGCGGGTCGAATCTTCGGGCGAGCGGTCTGCATCGGGTGTCGCTTCGAGATTGGCGCGCTCGCGGTCGACGCGTACGGCAAACCGATCGCTGTCCGAAAGCAACTGCCGCTGTTGTGTAGAAAGCGTGCGGAACTCACGCCTGAAGGAATCGGCGAGCTGCGTGCCCTGGTCCGCCAACTCGATTTGCTCGAGCAATCCTCGCGTATCTCGCCCCGCTGCGCGCTGGCGTTCGACCAATTCGTCCAACCGCGCCGCGAGATCGCGGTCGTCGGTTTTGGCCAGTGAATCGGCGAGTTCTCTGGCGCGACGCAGTACGATCTCGAGGTTGTGACGGGGATCGTCGTTCGCAGGTTGCAGGCGCACGGCCTCGCGAAAAAAGTCGCCCGCGCGGTAGAGCGAGGCAAGCGCTTCATGCGGGGCGCTCTCGAGCTTTCCATCGGCTTCGATCACCGAGACCCACCCCAGGCCGTAGGTGGCTCGGTAGCGGGCCTCGCCATCTGTTCCCGCGCCTGAGCGCGTGTTTTCAAAATGCTGCATGGCCGCTTCGATGCGTCCCACGGCGAGAGCTTCCAATGCGAGATTGTAATTTTCGCGCGGATCACCGAGCGCCTCTTTTACTACTTCTGCTACCGCGGGCCGGGGTTCGTCCTCGACGTTTTCGATGCTCGGCGGGATGGCTTCGCTTACCGGGGTTGCCTGGGCTCGGGCTGCCCCAGGTGCAAACTGCAACATCCCAAGCTGCATCAACACGCAGAACAAGCTCGTCTTGGCGAATGCTGATGCGGTCACGCGTCGCCGCTGACCGATCAAGACGCTGATCACGAGACAAATGATTGCCGCCAGCACGAACCATTGGAAACCTTCGCTGCGAATCACCCGCCCCTCGTCGTCTATTTCCGCCCGCATCAAACCCGCGATGTGCTGGTCGTAGATCGACTCGAGATCGAGGGACCGGAGCCCAGCGGGAACGTAGACGCCATCGGTAATCAGGGCCATCTCGCGCAGGGTGTCGCCGTCGAGTCGGGTGCGGACGACGTTACCGTCGCTATCTCGCAACAGGGTGCGGGCGCCCGTTTCTGGATCGGTGATCGGAATCTCGCTGCCGGATTCAGAGCCAAATCCGATCGCGATGATCCGGATTCCCCGCAGTGCGGCCTCTTTGGCGGCTTCGATGGGAAACGAGTCTTGATCCTCGCCATCGGTGATCAAGAGCAGAACTCGGGCCACGTCACCGGTCGCCTTGAAGCCGCCGATCGCCTTGCGGATCGGCTCTTCGAGGCGCGTTCCTCCAAGACCCACACTGTTCGGGCCTACGGAGTCGAGCACCAGTCTGAAAAAACCAAAGTCTGGGGTCATCGGAGCCAGCACACTGGCCCGGCCCGCAAAGGCGATGAGCCCCACCCGGTCGCCGACCAGGAACTCGAGCAAGTCTCGAACTTCCGACTTGGCTCGCTCGAGTCGATTGGGTGCGACATCTTCCGCCAGCATCGAACGCGATACGTCCAGCGCGATCATCAGTTCCGCGCTGGCGCGGGGCGACTTGACGAATTCGAAACCCCATTGGGGACGCATCAGCGCGAGCACGGCAAACGTACAGGCGAGGATCAAAAAACCGTGGCGCGTGTAGCGCTGGCCCGAACTCGGACCGACGACGAGCTGAGCCTGCAAGACATCCGACACCAGCGCCCGGAATTGATTCCCAGCGCGGCGCTCGAGGGCGATCAAGACAAGGGCCAAAACCGCCACCCCCCACAGCGCGTGAATGAACTGAGGCTCTGCGAAGCGGAAGTCGCTCACGGGAACCTCCGCAACACACTACTGCCGAGCAGTGCCGACAACCCGATGCAGAAAAGAGAACCCGCCACCCAGCCGTCGTAGTGCTCGCTGTACTGCAGGTAGCGGATCTCCGTGATCTCGGTCTGCTCGAGTTCGTCGATCTCGCGGTAGACCGCTGCCAATCCCTTCGAACTCGAGGCATGGAAGTACCGCCCTCCCGTTCGCGCGGCGATTTCCTGCAGGGTCTTTTCATCCAGTTCTACGCGTACGCGCCTCAGTACCGTCTGGCCACCGAGGGTCTGGACGGGGACCGGGGCGAGCCCCGTGCTCCCGGCACCGATCGCGTAGACGCGAATGTCGTGTTGGGCCGCGACCGTCGCCGCCTGGAGCGGGTCGATAGCTCCCTGATTGTTCACGCCATCGGTGAGAAGAATGATGACCTTCGACTTTGCGGGATGCCGATGCAGACGTTCGATCGCGAGCGCGAGCCCTTCCCCGACAGCAGTCCCCTGCTCGTCTGGATCCACGTTGATCTCGACTTGATCCAGGATGTGATCGAGATTGAGATGATCGAGGGTCAGCGGGCAGATCGCATCCGCATAGCGGGCAAAGACAA is part of the Myxococcales bacterium genome and encodes:
- a CDS encoding BatD family protein translates to MRGARVKWPIPMALFVFSLLLAGSAAAQKIHIQISSGPYYPGEAVEVHLVVEDFEEHPTPEVDVAPLAKGRIDFVGVNPSTRSSISIVNGRMTQTRTVRFVYQYRFVANAAGTYEIGPFRVKQGSVERTTGPVRVDVTALGKSDRVRIKASWPRGELYPGQRFAVRIEWWFETDLSDRMQDYRIELPIFNRSDLFRFIDSPPQRGETELVIRTAGGPVSLQATVTEREEGGRSFKVVTAERILVPLRSGTFEFPGATIVVDEVVRWRRDLFGQRTPQGTRKVASSDDARTLVVRDVPRRGRPESYAGAIGRGFSLEVSADRSVLQVGDPIELTLVLRGDGNLEGAGLPDLGAPGGLSAELFRTPIGSPGGIVKDAAKTFRVQLRVLDASVREIPPIPYSYFDTDKKQFVTVESRPIALSVRRGQVITAADVVSGAATPNDPLTKQGLSPGEEQGDGIRAGDTRSATGELVLSGANLSIVREPGLLLASAGAGSFNTLAVVLLYSLSLAMIASALTYRRRSDLDPAVVERRKLFAEERKKIERARGSSRAEAMSILSGSLRAMLRAAPGARTAELDAFLSECDAVTYARTKGDREGIAPEIIERAQALADLIEENGA
- a CDS encoding VWA domain-containing protein, which translates into the protein MSDFRFAEPQFIHALWGVAVLALVLIALERRAGNQFRALVSDVLQAQLVVGPSSGQRYTRHGFLILACTFAVLALMRPQWGFEFVKSPRASAELMIALDVSRSMLAEDVAPNRLERAKSEVRDLLEFLVGDRVGLIAFAGRASVLAPMTPDFGFFRLVLDSVGPNSVGLGGTRLEEPIRKAIGGFKATGDVARVLLLITDGEDQDSFPIEAAKEAALRGIRIIAIGFGSESGSEIPITDPETGARTLLRDSDGNVVRTRLDGDTLREMALITDGVYVPAGLRSLDLESIYDQHIAGLMRAEIDDEGRVIRSEGFQWFVLAAIICLVISVLIGQRRRVTASAFAKTSLFCVLMQLGMLQFAPGAARAQATPVSEAIPPSIENVEDEPRPAVAEVVKEALGDPRENYNLALEALAVGRIEAAMQHFENTRSGAGTDGEARYRATYGLGWVSVIEADGKLESAPHEALASLYRAGDFFREAVRLQPANDDPRHNLEIVLRRARELADSLAKTDDRDLAARLDELVERQRAAGRDTRGLLEQIELADQGTQLADSFRREFRTLSTQQRQLLSDSDRFAVRVDRERANLEATPDADRSPEDSTRIVQLQQLEIFLQRARERMGHSRRELRGRRGERAYRRANAALAELKRARDQLRDPVQVLDALLRDGSELARYTQGLAVVGRLGSDLTGLSSDAAAVPKAPPWLTLSLLREGQQSLGERASELDERLLAGVAYAKRHQQQQAPHEPSSQEEAAAFAQQQRFLEQVIDASPLVSEASTALGEALIALEIEDLAAAARSQDRGLKALAEARERFLDLRRLIELAYADQGRLQGVIDPETPGQADRSKEEISELLPALREVQQRNLARTARLQELIDDEQASLLDLEGADSSSAEEAEQAKQQFELAERILAATETSMRGVVAGLAEPSAVDPVAAGWRTAIVPGREAVKGLENLRRLFFSIIEFLRETAERQQELGDATEEVAALPEDDLARGLGPLIPRQAELAQLAGVIANTLEEQSRQQPGDLIGGNPNPNADEQAQADEAAKLRRAAELVLEGQIEMEGTGVVLEAEPVDFASAREHQDLAFTLLLEAIELLTPPREKQDQDQQQQEQQQQEQQQQQEQQQAAEPKPEEQEADPSQMLQEVRDRETERWREKAKRNQRGFDTVERDW
- a CDS encoding VWA domain-containing protein translates to MNQWELRDPFFLFVGLLAPLVIWLAIRGGGRLSYSSVRLFDHTQRSLRHRLSWLPALLLGLACLLLGVAFAGPRVGDATTEVHREGIAVLIAVDVSGSMDARDFVRGNMGVSRLDAVKEIVSRFVIGDGELSGRPDDLIGLVVFARYADAICPLTLDHLNLDHILDQVEINVDPDEQGTAVGEGLALAIERLHRHPAKSKVIILLTDGVNNQGAIDPLQAATVAAQHDIRVYAIGAGSTGLAPVPVQTLGGQTVLRRVRVELDEKTLQEIAARTGGRYFHASSSKGLAAVYREIDELEQTEITEIRYLQYSEHYDGWVAGSLFCIGLSALLGSSVLRRFP